Proteins co-encoded in one Meiothermus sp. genomic window:
- a CDS encoding MalY/PatB family protein — protein sequence MQLDELSPRTLRDPYGYSGKWHFYPEDVLPMWVADMDFPISPAIAQAIVERLQERVGYPQMKGDKLLLERIIQQQSRYGLEGLTPENLLLTTSVVPAIYASVLALSSPGDEVITQVPVYHPFLNALSEHHRVARYNPLLPTPSSWEIDFEQLERLVTPRTRLLLLCNPQNPTGRVFRRDELEQLAEFALRHRLWVMSDELWADLIYEGQHIPIASLSPEIAQRTVTLTGPCKSYNTAGLGGGVAISHNKQILSAMAQVSKGLGGHPNVLAMAAWRAALEHAQDWLQEVRAYLKGNRDFITQFMQQHLPQVGYRPPQGTYLAWLDFSKTPFAQEIHRVMLERAKVGLNDGKMFGPQYQGWLRLNFATSRQLVQEALERVARVVQAVD from the coding sequence ATGCAACTCGACGAGTTATCGCCCCGCACCCTGCGCGACCCCTACGGCTACAGCGGCAAATGGCACTTTTATCCCGAGGATGTACTGCCCATGTGGGTAGCCGACATGGACTTCCCCATCAGCCCGGCCATCGCCCAGGCTATTGTGGAACGGCTGCAGGAGCGGGTGGGCTACCCCCAGATGAAAGGGGATAAGCTGCTGCTGGAGCGCATTATTCAGCAGCAAAGCAGGTACGGCCTGGAAGGTCTTACCCCCGAAAACCTGCTGCTCACCACCTCCGTTGTGCCGGCCATCTACGCCAGCGTGCTGGCCCTGAGCAGCCCCGGCGATGAGGTGATTACCCAGGTGCCGGTCTATCATCCCTTTCTTAACGCGCTCAGTGAGCATCATCGCGTGGCCCGGTACAATCCGCTGCTACCCACCCCCAGCAGTTGGGAGATCGATTTTGAACAGCTCGAGCGCCTGGTAACCCCTCGCACCCGGCTGTTGCTGCTGTGCAACCCCCAGAACCCCACCGGGCGGGTCTTCCGGCGCGACGAGCTAGAACAGCTGGCTGAATTCGCTCTGCGCCACCGCCTGTGGGTGATGTCCGACGAACTCTGGGCCGACCTGATTTACGAGGGCCAGCACATCCCCATTGCCTCTTTAAGCCCCGAGATTGCCCAGCGCACCGTGACCCTCACCGGGCCTTGTAAGTCGTACAACACTGCCGGGCTGGGCGGCGGGGTAGCCATCAGCCACAACAAGCAGATCTTGAGCGCCATGGCCCAGGTCAGCAAAGGCCTTGGGGGCCACCCCAACGTGCTCGCCATGGCTGCCTGGCGAGCCGCGCTCGAGCACGCCCAGGACTGGCTACAGGAGGTGCGGGCCTACCTGAAAGGCAACCGCGACTTCATCACCCAGTTCATGCAGCAGCACCTACCCCAGGTGGGCTACCGGCCCCCGCAAGGCACCTACCTGGCCTGGCTCGACTTCTCCAAAACCCCTTTTGCCCAGGAGATTCATAGGGTCATGCTCGAGCGGGCCAAAGTGGGTCTCAACGACGGCAAGATGTTCGGGCCACAGTACCAGGGCTGGCTGCGTCTAAACTTTGCGACCAGCCGCCAGCTCGTACAAGAAGCGCTCGAGCGGGTTGCGCGGGTAGTCCAGGCGGTAGATTAG
- a CDS encoding ParA family protein, which yields MRILVTSLKGGVGKTTTAIHLAAFLQLHGSTLLIDADPAEGALVWARQGPGLPFEVAGPEEARPKRFEHVVIDTAGHAKAKVLREYANKADLVIVPTSPGLLSLVSLEQFEQALEGLPLKALVTLVPPFPSLDGVRTLAYLKAQKISHFKHVIHRRAAYEKAVLAGTLVQNVPDPRAARAWEEYVLVGRELLKR from the coding sequence ATGCGCATTCTGGTTACGTCGCTCAAAGGCGGGGTGGGCAAAACCACCACAGCCATACACCTCGCCGCGTTTTTGCAGCTTCATGGCTCCACGCTGCTGATTGACGCTGACCCTGCCGAAGGTGCCCTGGTCTGGGCCCGCCAGGGGCCCGGACTGCCTTTTGAGGTAGCCGGCCCGGAGGAGGCCCGGCCCAAGCGGTTTGAGCACGTAGTGATTGATACGGCGGGGCATGCCAAAGCTAAGGTGCTGCGCGAATATGCAAACAAGGCTGACCTGGTGATCGTTCCCACCTCGCCGGGGCTGCTTTCCCTGGTCAGCCTGGAGCAGTTCGAGCAAGCTCTGGAGGGCCTGCCCTTGAAGGCCCTGGTTACCTTGGTTCCACCCTTTCCCTCACTGGACGGAGTACGCACCCTTGCTTACTTGAAGGCCCAAAAAATATCCCACTTCAAACACGTTATACATCGCCGGGCGGCCTACGAAAAGGCGGTGTTGGCAGGCACTTTGGTGCAAAACGTCCCAGACCCACGGGCTGCGCGGGCCTGGGAAGAGTATGTGCTGGTGGGACGAGAGCTGCTCAAAAGGTAG
- the hpf gene encoding ribosome hibernation-promoting factor, HPF/YfiA family, with amino-acid sequence MNVYKLVGRQIEITEALKNYLDKKMARLDRYFDNNVEAKVVLSMAQGARIERKAKAEIQVNVPGGIVRVEESDPDMYAAIDRSIDRLEYQLKRYKERHFQRERHAVPEAVLAGSAQTEAEEEAEPRIVRTKRFHMKPMTPEDAAFEMEALGHDFFVFRNSDTDQINVIYRRRDGNYGLIEPTA; translated from the coding sequence ATGAACGTCTACAAGCTGGTTGGTCGTCAAATTGAGATTACTGAGGCCCTCAAGAACTACCTGGATAAGAAGATGGCCCGCCTAGACCGCTACTTCGATAACAACGTTGAAGCCAAAGTTGTGCTCTCGATGGCCCAGGGGGCACGCATCGAGCGTAAGGCCAAGGCGGAGATTCAGGTCAATGTGCCGGGGGGTATTGTACGCGTAGAGGAGTCCGATCCTGATATGTACGCGGCTATAGATCGCTCGATTGACCGCCTCGAGTACCAGCTCAAGCGCTACAAGGAGCGTCACTTCCAGCGCGAGCGTCACGCAGTGCCAGAGGCAGTGCTGGCCGGGAGCGCCCAGACCGAGGCTGAAGAAGAGGCCGAACCTCGCATCGTGCGCACCAAACGCTTTCACATGAAGCCCATGACCCCAGAAGATGCTGCTTTCGAGATGGAAGCCCTGGGGCACGACTTCTTCGTGTTCCGCAACTCCGATACCGATCAAATCAACGTGATTTATCGGCGCCGTGATGGCAATTACGGCCTAATCGAGCCCACCGCCTAA
- a CDS encoding GGDEF domain-containing protein encodes MPPRYTPDPYATIEVADPLEGLRVRISLWLLPLGALAALAAWGLSAIAGKLSLPDQYLLLPMAAGFILLEIYLWRNPQGIRRVWQTALFMIAAYEVFSLFYETGYKLHQRDGITPAALWFPMVYLMAFNLLNRRQALRFSLIYLASGLLAGGVGLLMSPSLNVSSINTALQFTLSNIAYLALLYMFAYLRRHYAQMHQMAHTDALTNLTNRRAMQQRLEGELDRARRYNRPFALLLADIDHFKQVNDTYGHSVGDQVLREVSSRLAQHLRESDSLARWGGEEFLILAPETDLHQAHLLAQRLLEAIRENPISGVPVTLSLGVACYRQGDTIAALLSRADEAMYRAKASGRNRVMLEEEMEDIIIPAHPTKPEL; translated from the coding sequence ATGCCGCCCCGCTACACGCCCGACCCATACGCCACCATTGAAGTTGCCGATCCCCTCGAGGGTCTGCGAGTCCGCATCAGCCTGTGGTTGCTGCCGCTCGGGGCCCTGGCTGCCCTGGCTGCCTGGGGACTCTCGGCAATAGCGGGTAAGCTGTCATTGCCCGATCAGTATTTGCTTCTGCCAATGGCCGCAGGGTTTATCTTGCTGGAAATCTACCTCTGGCGCAATCCACAGGGCATCCGGCGGGTCTGGCAAACTGCCCTCTTCATGATTGCAGCCTATGAAGTTTTCAGCCTTTTTTATGAAACAGGCTATAAGCTGCACCAGCGCGATGGAATTACTCCCGCCGCCCTGTGGTTTCCAATGGTCTATCTAATGGCCTTTAATCTGCTCAACCGAAGGCAGGCCCTGCGATTTTCGCTCATATACCTGGCTTCGGGGCTGCTGGCGGGGGGCGTTGGCTTGCTCATGAGCCCGTCTCTTAATGTGTCGTCTATCAATACCGCCCTACAGTTCACACTTTCCAATATCGCTTACCTGGCCTTGCTGTATATGTTTGCCTACCTGCGCCGACACTACGCTCAGATGCACCAGATGGCCCACACCGACGCCCTGACCAATCTAACCAACCGCCGGGCCATGCAGCAAAGACTGGAAGGCGAGCTGGATCGGGCTCGTCGCTACAACCGCCCATTTGCGCTCCTGCTGGCCGACATCGACCACTTCAAACAAGTAAACGACACCTACGGCCACTCGGTAGGCGACCAGGTCTTGCGGGAAGTGTCCAGTAGGCTGGCACAGCACCTGCGCGAGAGCGATAGTCTGGCCCGATGGGGCGGTGAAGAATTTCTAATCCTTGCTCCCGAGACCGACCTTCACCAAGCTCATCTGTTGGCACAACGCTTGCTCGAGGCCATCCGCGAAAATCCCATATCGGGTGTACCGGTTACGTTAAGCCTTGGGGTGGCTTGCTATCGCCAGGGTGACACCATCGCTGCCCTGCTAAGCCGCGCCGACGAGGCCATGTACCGGGCCAAGGCCAGCGGGCGTAACCGGGTCATGCTGGAAGAAGAAATGGAAGACATAATTATCCCTGCTCACCCCACCAAGCCGGAGCTATAA